Proteins from a genomic interval of Stenotrophomonas sp. WZN-1:
- a CDS encoding tail fiber protein, with protein MSQPFLGQIMPLAFAFAPRTFAFCNGQLMPIAQNQALFSLLGTFYGGNGTTNFQLPDLRSRTPVGSNAGSDIGQPGGAESVVLNISQMPAHNHSFNGTTSPASTRIPAGNVLLGATGTQNVYGPSGGTPVALAPLDPAGQSAAHSNMQPYLAINFCIALQGVFPSRS; from the coding sequence ATGTCGCAACCCTTTCTCGGGCAGATAATGCCCTTGGCGTTCGCGTTCGCGCCAAGAACCTTTGCCTTCTGCAATGGGCAGCTGATGCCCATCGCGCAGAACCAGGCACTTTTTTCGCTGCTGGGCACGTTCTACGGCGGTAACGGAACGACCAATTTCCAGTTACCCGATCTGCGTAGCCGTACGCCTGTCGGCAGCAACGCGGGCAGCGATATCGGCCAGCCCGGCGGCGCGGAAAGCGTGGTGTTGAACATTTCCCAGATGCCTGCGCACAACCACAGTTTCAACGGTACGACCAGCCCTGCCAGTACCCGGATTCCGGCCGGCAACGTACTGCTGGGAGCCACCGGAACGCAGAATGTCTATGGCCCTTCCGGCGGCACTCCAGTAGCACTCGCACCGCTCGACCCTGCAGGCCAATCGGCGGCGCATTCCAATATGCAGCCGTACCTGGCAATCAATTTCTGCATTGCGCTGCAAGGCGTATTCCCCTCGCGCAGCTGA